The genomic interval GCCCAAAGCTTTCCGACCTCGGTATTGATTGCCTCGTACAGCTCTTCATTGGCCGGGTTGACGCCGATCACGGCCGAGTACTTGGCCGACATGATGGGATAGCGGTCGTCCGGGGTGAACTCGGTCTGATGCAGTTTCCAGTCCGGGTTCTGCGACAAGGCGTATTCGGCCAAGGTCGGGTCAAGGAAAGCCACATCGATGCGCCCTGCTGCCACGTCCCGGATCGCCGCGTCCTGGGCCTCGTAGAGTTTGAGCTCGTCGACGCCATCGATGCTCTGCATCTCGGGGACAGAGGTAAATCCGACCACAGAACCAATAGTCCTGCCTGCCAGCTCCTCGGCGGATTTGTAGTTATGCCCCTCCTGCTGCAGCAGCGTTGTGGGGTAGTAATAGATCAGGTTCGTCATCTTCAGGATTTTGGTGCGCTCGGCAATCCACCCCATGCT from Devosia sp. 2618 carries:
- a CDS encoding ABC transporter substrate-binding protein, producing the protein MAQPKTVNPGVLTIGIAVDMSMTSIADGTLIGTDGEMINTIAENLGLTLDVRQMEWSAVIQSTVQGQVDIMFGSMGWIAERTKILKMTNLIYYYPTTLLQQEGHNYKSAEELAGRTIGSVVGFTSVPEMQSIDGVDELKLYEAQDAAIRDVAAGRIDVAFLDPTLAEYALSQNPDWKLHQTEFTPDDRYPIMSAKYSAVIGVNPANEELYEAINTEVGKLWASCANVQAMSKYGLSALMWFEPSATNYRAGVDRSDEWQPPQAASTCFNWIDTRAAPFEPPSRGVWRM